The Streptomyces kanamyceticus genome window below encodes:
- a CDS encoding NADP-dependent oxidoreductase: MKKVSFAEFGGPDVLRLTDAEEPHAGPGQIRIAVRAAGVNPVDWRIREGQFHEVRPLELPAGIGLDAAGVVDEVGEGVDGVEVGDQVFGEGAETYAEFAVLSAWARMPERLTFEEAAGYPSVVETALRVIRESGVRPGQTLLVSGASGGVGSAVLQIAGDRGITVIGLAGAANQDYLRDLGARATTYGDGWVERVRALGTVDAALDLAGSGVIRELVELTGDPRKVISIADLGAPELGVRFSGVAGSVPDALTEAVGLIARGKLHIPVEKSYALADAAAAHIDSQAGHTRGRRVIVV, encoded by the coding sequence TCCCGATGTCCTGCGCTTGACCGATGCCGAGGAGCCCCACGCGGGCCCCGGCCAGATACGTATCGCCGTACGGGCGGCGGGTGTGAACCCCGTCGACTGGAGAATCCGCGAAGGCCAGTTCCATGAGGTCCGGCCGCTCGAACTGCCTGCCGGGATCGGCCTGGACGCCGCAGGAGTGGTGGACGAGGTCGGCGAGGGAGTCGACGGGGTCGAGGTCGGTGACCAGGTGTTCGGCGAAGGGGCCGAGACCTACGCCGAGTTCGCCGTCCTTTCGGCATGGGCCCGGATGCCGGAGCGTCTGACGTTCGAGGAGGCGGCCGGGTATCCCTCGGTGGTGGAGACCGCGCTGCGTGTGATCCGTGAGAGCGGTGTGCGGCCGGGGCAGACGTTGCTGGTCAGCGGCGCGTCCGGGGGAGTGGGTTCGGCGGTCCTGCAGATCGCCGGGGACCGTGGCATCACGGTGATCGGCCTGGCCGGTGCCGCGAACCAGGACTATCTGCGGGACTTGGGCGCCCGCGCCACGACGTACGGCGACGGCTGGGTGGAGCGGGTGCGGGCACTGGGCACCGTGGACGCGGCGCTCGATCTGGCCGGTTCGGGTGTGATCCGTGAACTGGTCGAACTCACCGGGGATCCGCGGAAGGTGATCTCCATCGCCGATCTGGGCGCGCCGGAGCTGGGTGTGCGGTTCTCGGGTGTGGCGGGGAGCGTGCCGGACGCGCTCACCGAGGCCGTCGGCCTCATCGCGCGGGGCAAGCTCCACATTCCTGTCGAGAAGTCGTACGCGCTCGCCGACGCGGCGGCGGCACACATCGACAGCCAGGCAGGTCACACCCGCGGACGACGGGTCATCGTGGTCTGA